The Streptomyces cyaneogriseus subsp. noncyanogenus region GTCGTGGTAGGAGAACGGCCGCCGGAGCATGGCCGCGCCGCCGTTCTGGTCGGGGCGGGTGATGCGGGCGTGCGCGTTGACCGGGACGACGAGATTGCCCTCGGCGTCCGCCTTCTCCAGGTCCATCTCGGTCGTCTCGGTGCCCCCGGACAGCGGTGCCCCGTCCGACTTGCGGCGCCCGATGACCGCCTCCTGCTCCTTGCCCGACAACTTCTCCCAGTCGTCGAGGAGCATGCGGATACGGCGTACGACGACGTAGGAGCCGTTCGCCATCCAGGCGGGCTCCCCGTCGGCCGGGACGAAGATCCGCCGGTCGAAGTCGGTTTCGGAGGGCTTGGGATTGCGGGTGCCGTCGACCTGGCCCATCAGGTTGCGGGTCGTCATCGGGTGGGCGGTGGCCCCCGGCGAGCGGTTGAAGCCGTTCATCTGCCAGCGGACGAGGGCGGCGGAGCCCGCCTCCTTCTGGATCGCGCGCAGGGCGTGGAAGGCGACGAGGGCGTCGTCGGCGCCGATCTGCACCCACAGATCGCCGTCGCTGCGCTTCTTGTCGAGCCGGTCGGAGGAGAAGTCGGGCAGCGGATCGAGGGCGGCCGGACGCTGCTGCTCCAGACCGGTACGGCCGAAGAAGCCGTGTCCGAACCCGAAGGTGACCGTCAGGGACGACGGCCCGGCGTCCCGCGCCACGTCGGTGTCGCCGTGCGCCGCCGGTTCGCCCGCCATCAGCCGCCGGGCCGTCTCCGACCAGCGGCGCAGCAGCGCGGCGGCCTCCTTGCGGCCGGCCCCCGGGGCGAGATCGAAGGCGACCAGATGGCCGCGCGCCTGCATCGGCGTGGTGATGCCGGGCTGATGTTTCCCGTGAAACATCACCTGCTCGCTGCCCAGCGAGGTGAGCGGCGTCGCCCCGGAGGGCGCGGCGGCGTACCCCACGGCACCGCCCGCCGCGCCGAGCACGAGCCCGGTGGCCCCGGCGGTGCCGAGCAACCGCCGCCGGGAGATGCCGCCCCGGGGCGTGGGCTCCTGGGAAGCCGCTCCCTCAAGGGCCGCGTCCGGCGTGCGGGCCTGCGGAATGGACTGGTCAGCCATGGTGCGGTTCAGCCGATCTTCGCGTTCTTCGAGACGGTCACCTGGTCGATGTCGGAGGTCCGCACGGTCGCGGCGACCTTCCAGTCGCCGGCCATGGGAATCTGCACTCCGCTCGCCGACCAGTGTCCGGTGGTGATGTGGTCGGGCACGACGGGCAGCGGCCCGACGTCCTGGGACTCCAGGGTGAAGGCGAGCTTCACCTCGGGGATGTCGAAGGCGCGGCCGTTGGGCCGCTCGACATAGACGTGCACGTCGTTGCCGCCCACCCGGGCGGGAACGAGCTCGATCCGTACGACGCCCTCGCCGTCCTCGCCGCCGGTGTCGAACGGCAGGTCCAGGCTCAGCGTCCCGGACGGCGCTACGGCCGACGCGGAAGCCGAGACGGCCGCCTTGGCCTCCTGCTCCGTACGCCCGGGCTCGCTCTGCGTCAGCGCGGTGGTCACGGCGAGCAGCACCACCGCGATGCCCGCCTCGGCGAGCACCGAGCGGCGCAGCCCGAACCGGTGCGGATCGGCGTCCCGCACCCGCTTCTGCCGGGCGGCGTCCCTCGCGGCCCGCTGCCGGGCGAGCTGAGCGGCACGCACCGGGTCGACGGCGGATTCCGCGGCCTCGGCGGCCTCCGCGGCCCCCGCGGGTTCCGCGGAGGCGGGGTCGGCCGTGGTGGGGCCTTCGTCGGTCACTTCCCCCGTGTCACCGGCGGCGGCAGTGGAGCCCGCGGCTGCCACGCCCGTGTCACCGCCGGCGGGCGCGGACCCGTCGGCGGCGGCCCGCACCCCGGCGTGCTCCCGGTCCCGCTCCGGGGCCGCCGCCGGTGCCGCCTCGGCCAGCCGTGCCGTCCACCTCCGCGAGGCGGCCGCGACGCCGACGAGCACCACGACGAGCCCGATCTTCACCAGCAGCAACTGCCCGTACCGGGTCTCGGTCAACGCCGACCAGGAGCCGAGCTGGCGCCAGGACTGGTAGACGCCGGTGGCGGCCAGGGCGAGCACGCTGCCGAAGGCGAGGCGCGAGAACCGGCGTACGGCGGACGCCTCGACCGGTGTCTCGGCGGGCGCCCGGTACAGCGCGACGAGCAGGGCGGCGAGCCCGCCGAGCCACGCGGCGACCGCCAGCAGGTGGACCACGTCGACCGGCATGGCGATGCCCGGCTGGAGCCCGGTGGAGGCGTGCTCGGCCATCGCCCAGCTCGCCGCGAGCCCGGCCGCGACCACCGTGCCGCCCACCGCGAGCCCGAAGGCCAGGTCGCGCCGGTCCGCGTCCCGCCGCTTGTCGTACGCGCCGAAGAGCACGGCGACGAACAGGGCCGCCGCGGCGAGCAGCAGCAGCCGGGACACCAGCGCCGCGCCGGTCTTGGTCTGGAGCACCTGCCCGAGCAGCTCCAGGTCGAAGATGTCGCCGATCTTCCCGGAGCCGGTGTACGAGCCCCGCAGAAGCAACAGGACCAGCGTGGACGCGGTGAGCGCGACCCACCCGGAGACGACGAGCCGCTGCACGGCCCGCACCCCCGCGCCCCGCCGCCAGCAGGCGAGCACGAAGGCGGCGCCGCCGGCCAGCACGATGAAACCGGCGTACGACACATACCGCCCGAGCCCGTACAGCCAGCCGACGACCCCGCCGCCGGCCGACTGCGCGGCGACCGGCACGGAGGTCTCGGAGGGGGCGCCGATGGAGAAGGTGTAGGCACCGGCGACGGGATGGCTGTCGGCGGACACCACCTGATAGGCCACCGTGTACGTGCCGTCGGGCAGGCCCGCGTGGAGTTTCACGGCGTACGTCGTGCCGCGGACGGCCGCGGGCGCGCCGTCGTCGACGCGCTCGCCCCGGGGGCCGAGCACCCGCAGCGAGTCGCCGTCCATCGACACCTCCTCGGAGAAGGTGAGCGACACCGCGGCCGGAGCCTTGGCGACCACCGCCCCCTGCCGGGGGTCGCTGCCGGTCAGCGCGGCGTGCGCGGAGGCCGGACCGGCACCGGCGAGCAGCGCGCCGGCGACCGTCAGGAGCATCAGGACCAGGGCCCGGACGCGGGGGGCGATGGATCGTGTCACAGGTCCTCCCTCAGTGGCCGGTCGCCGGGCGGTACGTGGCCGGCTTCACCGGCAGCTCGGCCCGGACGGGCCCGGAGTGGGCGAAGTGCAGCTCGACGGAGACCTTCTCACCCTCCTTCGGCCGGCGCGTCAGCTTTTCGAACATCAGATGGCTGCCGCCGCTCTCGAGCACGAGCCGGCCGTGGGCGGGCACCGCGAGGGGACCGGCCTCCTTCATCACCCCGCCGGTGGTCTCGTGCACGGTGACCTCGCCCAGGTCGCTGGTGACCGAGGTCAGCTCGTCCTTCGTGCCGCCCTCGTTGGTGAGGGTCAGGAACCCGGCCGCCATGGAATCGGAGACGGGCCGCGGCATGTAGGCGGCGCTGACCGAGAGCTGTGCGGGGGAGGCGGAGTCGTCAGCGCCGCAGCCGCCCAGGAGCAGCGCGGCGCCGAGTGCCGCGGCGACGGGGACGGCCGCACGCCTCACGGCTTGTCCCCCGTGACGATCTTCGGCAGGTCCTTGGTGTAGTCCTCGACGCCGGTGTCCTCCCCGTACAGCAGGTAACCCGCGTCGGTCTTCGGCGAGAAGGCGACGACCTGGGTGCCGTGCATGGAGGTGACCTTGCCGTTCTTGTCCTTCTGCGGCGGGTCTATCGAGATGCCGACGGTGCGGGCAGCGGCCTGGATGGCGGCGAAGTCGCCGGTCAGGCCGACGATCTGCGAGTCGATGCCCTTGAGCCAGGTGCCGAGCGCGGCGGGGGTGTCGCGTTCGGGGTCGGTCGTGACGAACACGATCCGCAGCTTGTCCTGCGCGGACCGGGGAAGCTGCTTCTTGGCCACGGCGATGTTGTTCATCGTCAGCGGGCAGACGTCGGGGCAGTGGGTGTAACCGAAGTAGAGCAGGGTCGGCCGGCCCGCGGTCTCCTTGCGGAAGTCGTACTTCTCGCCGTGCGTGTCGGTGAGGACCAGATCGGGCTTCTCGAACGGCTTGTCGAGCACGGTGGCGGCCTGCCGGCTGCCCGGCTCCTCGGAGACCGCGGCGACGGGCTTGCCGCCGTCGCTCCCGCCGCCGCAGGCGGTGAGGGTCAGGGAGGCGGCGGCGAACAGTGCCGCGGCCGCGGCGAACGTCTTCTTGCGCATAGAAAAATGTCCCAGATGTGAGTGCTCCGGTGCGCACCGGGGTCCTCGGAGGCCGTCGGCCCCGGTGCGCACCGCGAACGGAGAGATCGTCAGGCGGTGCCGCGCCGGCGCCCGGCCAGCACGCCGTACGCCACGCCCGCCGCGCCGACCACGATGCCGACGATGCCGAGCACCCGGGCGGTGGTGTCGGTGGTGTCGGACGAGCCGGAGGCGGCGGTCTCGGCGGCCGGGGCGGTGTCGTCGGAGGCTTCCTCGGAGGAGGCGCCGGAGGCGCCGTGGGCGTGGTCGTCCTCCGCCTCGGACAGCTCCAGCACCGGAGCCGGGCTCTCGGGCTCCTCCTGGCCTTCCTGCGGCACCTCGATCCAGCGGACGACCTCCTTGTTGGAGTACGTCTGGACCGCCTTGAAGACGAGCTGGTCGGTGTCCTCGGGCAGCGCGCCGACGGAGACCGGGAACTTCTGGAAGAAGCCCGGCTCGATGCCGTCCCCGTCGGCGGTCCAGGTCACCTTGCTGACGGCCTCGGTGATCTTCCGGCCGTGGGAATCGATCGGCTTGTCCAGCGTGGACTTGGTGACCTTGATGTCCCAGCCCTGGACCGGCTGCGGCATCACGGACGCCAGCGGGTGCTCGCCGGGGAAGCTGACCTCGACCTTGGTGGTGGAGGCGTTGTCGCGCTCGTTGGGCACCTTGAAGTTCACGACGGCGTACCCGCCCTTGGCGGCCTCGCCCTCCGGCTGCACGGTGACGTGCGCGAAGGCGGGGGCGGACAGGGCGAGGACGGCGGTACCGGCGACGGCGCCTGCGGCGGCGATACGGGAAACCTTCATGCGTTCAGCACTCCACTTCGAGTGGGCTCCGGTGCGGGACACCGGAACGGTGAGGACGACCTGCGGAAGGGCGCGCGAGGGTGCGGGGGCGGACCGTGGTCCCGCGGACGGGCCGCGACGGACGCGACCGGGCCGGGCGACGTGACCGCCGTGACCGGCGCGGCCTCCGACCGGCGCGGCCTCCGACCGGCGCGGACTGCCGTGCGCCGCGGGACATCGGGTCACGCGGGACGGACGGTCACGCGGCAACGGACGGTCGCACCGGGAACGGACGGTCGCGAGGACCGTGGACCAGGCGTCCGGCGGCGACCCCGCGGCCACGCGGCCGTCGAGACCGCGGCGACCGCGCGGGCACGGATCCGGGCGCACGCGCGCGCGTGCCGCACGACGGCGGCCCTCTCCGGTCCCCGCCGGAAGCAGGCGGGGGCGGTGGTGGTCGCGTCGTGTCAGGCGGCGAGAGCGAACGCGGCGCGCGGCGGCCCGCGCCTGATCACGGTGTGCTGAAGGGAGACGGTGCGCGGCCGGAGCGGCACCGGCAGGGGGGCACACGGCCGCGGCCCGTTCCCCGGTGCGCCCGGGAGCCCGGCCTGCAACGCCCGCACCAGCGCGAGCGCCCCGCGCAGGGCCCGTACGGCCGCTCCCTCGGCCATCAGATGGGCCGAGTGGGCCGACAGCTCCACGAGCCGGGCCAGGGCCAGATCGCCGCGGCGCAGCAGCCAGCCCGCGGCGAGCGCCGCGCACAGGTGGCCGAGCAGCATGGGCAGGGACGGCAGCAGCGACGCGGGCGCGCCGGACACCACGTCCGCCGGATGGTGCGCGGCGGTTCCGGCGTCCGGGGTGACCCGGGCGGTGGCGAGGATCCGCTGCGCCTCGGCCGGGCTGAGCGACGCGGCGGTGGCCCCGCACACCAGGCGGGCGGCCTGCTGGGCCACCGACATGTCACCGGCGGAACCGGCCTGCCCCGCCGACGCGGCGGCCGCCGCTCCGTGCTGCCCCAGCCCGAACAGGGTGTGCAGGGCGATCTGGCCGGCCGCGAGCAGGGCCGAGATGGCGGGCAGCGAGCGGGCGCGCCCGGCGAGCGGCACCGCCACCGCGGCCGTGGCCAGGAATCCGGCGCCCAGCGCCCACAGCGGGACGGAGGCGCAGGAGGCCGGCACATGCCCGGCCGCGGAGAGCGCCACACAGACCGCGGCGAACACCACGGCCCGCAGGATCCGCAGATCCCGCGGGTCACCGGGGTCGGAAGCCACGCCGGGGGTCCGCGGTACCCGCGGCTCCCTCGGCTCGCTTCCGGAGCGCGCCGCGCGCTGGTGGGGGGCAGTCATGGCGGGCTCATCATCCCACTGGGCCGGACCCGGCCGTAGGGCAGGTCCGCAAAATGCCGTACGACCGGAAAGTCCGCGGGGCGTGGACCGCCCGCGCATACACCGTTCGCCGCAACGGGCGCATCCGCCGTATGGGCGTTATCACGTCAACTCTGCGCTTACGCCCGCGTACTCGGGGCAATACGTAACGGTATGTCGAGCCGCGGCCGGGAGGCTGGAGCATGAGCATCTGGTGGTCACTCCATTTGCGGCGTGAGGCTGCGAGTGTGCCGCTGGCGCGCCGCCTGCTGCTCGGCACGATGGAGACCGCGGGCGTCGACCCCGACGTCTCCTACGACCTCTCCATCGCCCTGAGCGAGGCGTGTGCCAACGCCGTGGAGCACGGCGGCGGCGCCGGGGAGGGCAGCCCCTCGGAGGGTTACCGGGTCACCGCCTACCTGGACGGCGAGCGGTGCCGCATCGAGGTCGCCGACGTGGGGCCGGGCTTTCCCCCGGGCGGCGCCGGCCGGGCGGCGGGCCGGGTCCGTCCGGTGGCCGTCGACGCCGAGCACGGCCGTGGGCTGTGTCTCATCCAGGAACTCGCCGACCACGTCCACATCGGCAACAAGCCGGGGCGGGGCGGGGCCGTGGTGAGCTTCGACAAGATCCTCAAGTGGCGGGAGGACGCCCCCCTGGCGGCGGTCTGACCGGCACGGCACACACGGCACCGCGTGCGCGCACGGCCGGGCACGCACCCGTGCCCGGCCGTGGGACGACCGCCTGTGAGCCCGGTAGGTCCGCCGGACCGTGAGCCCGTCGGGCCGTCAGGCCGTGATCTCGTCAGGCCGTCAGCTCGTCAGCGACGCCATCCACGCCTCGACCTCCGCGGAGCTGCGGGGCAGCGCGGCGGACAGGTTCCGGTTGCCGTCCTCGGTGACCAGGATGTCGTCCTCGATGCGGACGCCGATGCCCCGGTACTCCTCCGGCACGGTCAGGTCGTCGGCCTGGAAGTACAGGCCCGGCTCCACGGTCAGGCACATGCCCGGCTCCAGCACGCCGTCGACGTACGTCTCGGTCCGCGCGGCGGCGCAGTCGTGGACGTCCATGCCGAGCATGTGGCCGGTGCCGTGCAGGGTCCAGCGGCGCTGCAGCCCCAGCTCCAGCACCCGCTCCACCGGCCCCTCGACCAGGCCCCACTCGACCAGCTTCTCGGCCAGCACACGCTGGGC contains the following coding sequences:
- a CDS encoding SCO family protein produces the protein MRKKTFAAAAALFAAASLTLTACGGGSDGGKPVAAVSEEPGSRQAATVLDKPFEKPDLVLTDTHGEKYDFRKETAGRPTLLYFGYTHCPDVCPLTMNNIAVAKKQLPRSAQDKLRIVFVTTDPERDTPAALGTWLKGIDSQIVGLTGDFAAIQAAARTVGISIDPPQKDKNGKVTSMHGTQVVAFSPKTDAGYLLYGEDTGVEDYTKDLPKIVTGDKP
- a CDS encoding ATP-binding protein gives rise to the protein MSIWWSLHLRREAASVPLARRLLLGTMETAGVDPDVSYDLSIALSEACANAVEHGGGAGEGSPSEGYRVTAYLDGERCRIEVADVGPGFPPGGAGRAAGRVRPVAVDAEHGRGLCLIQELADHVHIGNKPGRGGAVVSFDKILKWREDAPLAAV
- a CDS encoding copper resistance CopC/CopD family protein, with amino-acid sequence MTRSIAPRVRALVLMLLTVAGALLAGAGPASAHAALTGSDPRQGAVVAKAPAAVSLTFSEEVSMDGDSLRVLGPRGERVDDGAPAAVRGTTYAVKLHAGLPDGTYTVAYQVVSADSHPVAGAYTFSIGAPSETSVPVAAQSAGGGVVGWLYGLGRYVSYAGFIVLAGGAAFVLACWRRGAGVRAVQRLVVSGWVALTASTLVLLLLRGSYTGSGKIGDIFDLELLGQVLQTKTGAALVSRLLLLAAAALFVAVLFGAYDKRRDADRRDLAFGLAVGGTVVAAGLAASWAMAEHASTGLQPGIAMPVDVVHLLAVAAWLGGLAALLVALYRAPAETPVEASAVRRFSRLAFGSVLALAATGVYQSWRQLGSWSALTETRYGQLLLVKIGLVVVLVGVAAASRRWTARLAEAAPAAAPERDREHAGVRAAADGSAPAGGDTGVAAAGSTAAAGDTGEVTDEGPTTADPASAEPAGAAEAAEAAESAVDPVRAAQLARQRAARDAARQKRVRDADPHRFGLRRSVLAEAGIAVVLLAVTTALTQSEPGRTEQEAKAAVSASASAVAPSGTLSLDLPFDTGGEDGEGVVRIELVPARVGGNDVHVYVERPNGRAFDIPEVKLAFTLESQDVGPLPVVPDHITTGHWSASGVQIPMAGDWKVAATVRTSDIDQVTVSKNAKIG
- a CDS encoding YcnI family protein gives rise to the protein MKVSRIAAAGAVAGTAVLALSAPAFAHVTVQPEGEAAKGGYAVVNFKVPNERDNASTTKVEVSFPGEHPLASVMPQPVQGWDIKVTKSTLDKPIDSHGRKITEAVSKVTWTADGDGIEPGFFQKFPVSVGALPEDTDQLVFKAVQTYSNKEVVRWIEVPQEGQEEPESPAPVLELSEAEDDHAHGASGASSEEASDDTAPAAETAASGSSDTTDTTARVLGIVGIVVGAAGVAYGVLAGRRRGTA
- the efeB gene encoding iron uptake transporter deferrochelatase/peroxidase subunit — protein: MADQSIPQARTPDAALEGAASQEPTPRGGISRRRLLGTAGATGLVLGAAGGAVGYAAAPSGATPLTSLGSEQVMFHGKHQPGITTPMQARGHLVAFDLAPGAGRKEAAALLRRWSETARRLMAGEPAAHGDTDVARDAGPSSLTVTFGFGHGFFGRTGLEQQRPAALDPLPDFSSDRLDKKRSDGDLWVQIGADDALVAFHALRAIQKEAGSAALVRWQMNGFNRSPGATAHPMTTRNLMGQVDGTRNPKPSETDFDRRIFVPADGEPAWMANGSYVVVRRIRMLLDDWEKLSGKEQEAVIGRRKSDGAPLSGGTETTEMDLEKADAEGNLVVPVNAHARITRPDQNGGAAMLRRPFSYHDGFDSDGVPDAGLLFICWQADPLRGFVPVQRKLDRGDALSPFIRHEASGLFAVPGGAAEGEYVGQRLLEG
- a CDS encoding copper chaperone PCu(A)C; protein product: MRRAAVPVAAALGAALLLGGCGADDSASPAQLSVSAAYMPRPVSDSMAAGFLTLTNEGGTKDELTSVTSDLGEVTVHETTGGVMKEAGPLAVPAHGRLVLESGGSHLMFEKLTRRPKEGEKVSVELHFAHSGPVRAELPVKPATYRPATGH